Below is a genomic region from Geoglobus acetivorans.
ATTGCGTGGAACATTCCGTCGCCTATGAACAGCACTGCATCACTTTTGCTCTCTCTGAGGCATGAATAGTTGCAGCCGAGAACCTGGCCTTCAAATTCCACCCCTCTGCCTGACTTAAGCTCAACCTGAAATCCTGCATTCTCGAGAATTTTTTTCACCTCTTTGAACTTCCAGGCGTACGTCAGAGTTCCTACGATGGCGATCTTTCTCTCGGGAATGTGTTTCTTTATTTTCTCCGGGTTAACTTCATAGTTCACCGTGTACGGTACGTAGATAACATTTGGTATGTCGACAAATCTGCTGTGGCCGAAGTGAACGAGCACATCCACATGTTTTAAAAGCTCGGTATCGAGATCGCATGCTCCGTATGATGCCTTTCCCGATATTATCGTTTCAAGGCCTCTTTTTTCGAATTCACCGGAAATTTCCTTGACATAATATTTCAGTCCATCAGGAAGCTGCAATCCAACTGTTCTGGCATCTCCAATTTTTTCAAAAATATTTGGAAAATTGATTTTATCAAATATGGTCGATGACTCTGACCCCATCTCTGCTAACCTCTATCTTCACGAGGCTTTTAACGTTGTACCCTGCCTCTCTCAGCTTGTTTGCTCCTTCCCCCTTCTCCACAACTGCAACGAAGTCTTTCACAACCGCTCCGGCCTTCTCAAGAGCTTTGAGGGTGGCAAGCGCAGTCCCTCCTGTGGAGATCACATCGTCAACCAGGATGACTCTGTCGCCTTTGTTAACTCCGTTGATGTACAGTTTTCCCTTCGAATATCCCGTCTCCTGATCGACCACAATCTCGTTTGGAAGGTCGTATGCTCTCTTTCGGACAACAACGATTGGAATGCTTACCGCGAGGCTGAGGGCCATCGCCACGGGTATCCCCATTGCCTCAACGGTAACGATCTTGTCCACGTCAAGGTCCGCTATTCTGATTATGCCCGAAACTGCCTCCCTCACTATGTCCGGGTCAAGCTCCGGAACACCGTCCGTGAGGGGATGAATAAAATATGGATAGTCCCCCTTCATTATCACCGGAGCGTTTTCAAGGCTTTTTACGAGCTTGCTCAGCATCACTCATCCCTCAGTCTGTCGAGCATTATTCTCTTTTCTACCCTCGCGACAGTCTCTCTAACCCTCTCGACAGCATCAGGGTTGGCAGACACACTGTCTATTCCGAGCCTAACGAGTTTTTCGACCACCTTCGGGTAGCTTCCTGCCTGTCCGCATATCGATGTCTTAACACCATGTTTTCTGCACACCTTTATCACGTGCTCTATGAGCTTCATGACTGCTGGATGTGTCTCGTCATACAGATATGCGACGTTTTCGTTGTTTCTGTCCACGGCTATTGTGTACTGGGTGAGGTCGTTTGTTCCGAAAGATACGAAGTCAATACCCTCTTTTACAAGGTCCTCTATTATGATTGCAGCTGCGGGGGTTTCCACCATAATGCCGAACTCAATTTTGCTCAGCGGAAGCCCTTCTTCCATTATTATCTGCTTGGCTCTCCTCACTTCATCCACTCTTGTTATCAGCGGGAGCATTATACCTATGTTCGTGTAACCCTCTTCGACAAGCCTCTTTATTGCTCTTATCTCCGCTCTGAAATGTTCCTCTTCTATGAGGTCTCTCCTTATTCCTCTGAATCCCAGCATGGGGTTTGCTTCGATTGGTTCGTCTTCTCCGCCTTCCATTGCCCTGAACTCGTCTGTCGGTGCGTCAATTGTCCTTATCCAGACTGGCTTTGGATAGAATGTGTCAACAACGACTTTCATGCCTTCGTAAAGTTTCTGGACGTATTCCTCGACTTCTCCGTCTTTTATGTATTTCATCGGGTGTTTGGGCAGGCCGAGAACCATGTGCTCTATCCTGAACAGCCCCACTCCATCTGCCCCTGTTTCAAAGGCTCTTTTTGCACCGTCAGGGATGGAGATGTTTACCTTGACTTCGGTGGCCGTGATTATTTTTCCGCCACCAGCCAGAACTTTTGGTTTATCTTCTTCCGTTTTAAGCTCCACGGCGCCCTCATAAACATTGCCTTTTTCACCATCCACAGTAACAATCATTCCGTCCTTCAGGATCTTAGTCGCCTCCTTTGTTCCTACAACTGCCGGCACTCCAAGCTCCCTGCTGACAATTGCGGCGTGGCAGGTCAGTCCACCCTCGTCAGTTACAATGGCCGATGCCCTCTTCATCGCCGGAACCATGTCCGGGGTGGTCATGGTTGTAACGAGAATGTCGCCCTGTTCAACCTTGTTTATCTCCTTCTCGCTGAAGATAACCTTCACCTTTCCAATGCCAATACCTGGAGAAGCTCCAAGACCTTTGATAATAACCTTCAGATCACCGCTCACCTTACTCTCCTCCTTTGTTCCTCCTTTAATGGTCGTTATGGCACGTGACTGCAGGATGTATACCCTGCCCTTTTCCATTCCCCATTCAACATCCTGGGGATTGCCGTAATGGTTTTCTATAAGCTCGGCATACTTCACAAGCTCCTCAATCTCCTCGTCAGAGAGAACTCTTTCATTGGACTTTTCCGGAGGAAGGTCGACCGTTACCGTCTTTCCGTTCTCGTCTTTTGTGATCATAATTTTCTTTTCTCCAATTGAAACATCAACGAGTTTTCCTGCGTTTCTGTCATAGATATAGGTGTCAGGAGTTACAGAACCGCTGACAATTGCCTCACCGAGACCAAAAGCGGCCTCGATTATACACAGCTTTTCTCCGGTTACGGGGTGTGAGGTGAACATCACTCCGCTTTTCTCGCTGTTCACCATCTTCTGGACAACAACAGCTATGCTTACTTCCTCATGTTTGAAGCCCTGCTGAACCCTGTAGTATATCGCTCTCGGTGTGTAGAGGCTGCTCCAGCACTTTCTGACCCTGTCCACCACATCTTCTTCGCCTCTTACGTTGAGGTAGGTCTCCTGCTGACCCGCAAAACTCGCCTCAGGCAAATCTTCTGCGGTGGCCGAGCTTCTCACCGCAACGAAGACTTCCTCACCCTCTTCTTCACAGAGCTTTCTGTAGGCCTTTTTTATTTCTTCTTCAATGTTTTCTGGAATTTTTGCCTCTTCAATGAGTTTTCTTATTTTTCCGGAAACCTCGTTGAGGTTATCGGTATTTTCAACATCAAGACCCCTCAACAGGTCGTTTATGTGATACCACAAGCCCGTAGCTTCCATGAACTCGATGAACGTTCTGCTATCAACCACAAAACCGTTTGGAACCGGAATTTCGTTTCTCAGAAGCTCTCCAAGGTTCGCACCCTTTCCACCGGCAAGTGGAACATCGTCTTTTCCGATTTCGTTCAGCCAGAGAATGCCCATAAACATCACCCGATTGAGAAATGGTCAGTAAATTAAAAAGATTTTTCATAGTGTGCAGGGTCGTGTGAGGAATATGTCGTCTGGCCATTTGACTATAAAAAATAATTGCAGATAAAGTGTTGCTCCGCCAACCGACCCGAGATCACGTTTTTCACACGGGCGTGGGAAGCGGAGCAATAATACTATGGAGTATTCTCTATTAAATGTTTCTACCCGTGCAGTATCTGTTATTGGTGCGGGAACACCCACCTGGATTTATTTCTGGAATTTCCTTAGTTTTGCTTCAACGAATCTCTTGCTGAGCCTTTCCCTCCTGCAGACCTTTCTGCTCTGGTTCAGCTCGAAGTAGTAATCCAGCAATTCGTCATCATCCATGCCCTAATTCTGAGTACAGGTATTTATAACACTGTACCGGTTTTGTAAACCCTCCCAAAACCCTCCGCAAGCTCACCCCTCTCTTTTGCGAATTCTCCTCTCAGAATAACTGTGTGGGGAAATACTGCCGGAAAACTCTCAAAGGGACTCCATTTGTGGAAATAATGGAGTTTCTGTGGCTTGATTTTCTCCACCTTTGAAATATCAAATACTGCGAGATTTGCGTAGTTTCCTGGTTTTACTGCTCCGTATCCATTAAAACCGAATATTTCTGCAGGATTTTCCGAGATCACCTTCGCCACATCAAAGATGTCCAGTTTTCCATAGAAAACAAGTCCCATGAGGAGAGGGTAGAGGGTTTCAACGCCGGGATAACCTGAGGCTCCGTTCTCTTTTTCCTCTGGGGAGTGGGGGGCATGATCTGAAGCAACAACGTCTATCTTTGAAAAATTGTCGAGCAGAAACTTCCTGTCATTTTCGGTCCTGAGCGGAGGGTTGACGTTCACGAAGTTTCCGAGTCGGCTGTGATGGGATGCATCAAGCAGGAGGTGGTGGGGAGTAACCTCTGCGTATGCGCCTTTTTCTCTGATGGTTTCAAAAGCCTCTCTTGTGGATATGTGGCAGAAATACCTGCCCTCAGATGCAAGTTTTTTAACTGCAAGAATTTCAGCTTCTCTTTTTCTGTGTAAAAAGTTAGGGATTTCGTTAGATTCCACAAACTCTGGAAGTTCAGCATGTATTGTCGAGAACGATGTAACCTTTTCCACCATTTCTGTCGTGGCTTCCACATCTTTGTTTTCGTGCTGCAGGAAGATCTCTCCAACTGCCGGGTTGTAGCCGTTTTTCTTTATTTTTTCTGCAATACTGTTTATCTTGGGGAAATTTCTTCTGGTAAGACCAATGTTCAGGGAATAATCCACGTTAACGAATTTGCTTGCAAGTCTCATCCTTTTCTCGTACATTTCCTCGCTGTCGATAAATGGCCTGGAGTTTGGCTGATCGACGACAAGGCAGATTCCGCCGTTCAACGCGGACAGGGTTCCATTTCTTATCGTTTCTTTATGGCTTTCGTCAAAATCTCTCAGGTGAACGTGAACGTCTATGCCTGCAGGCATTATAATTCCCTTCAGTTTTTTTCCTGAAATTTGCTTGCTTATTTCTACTATTTTGCCATCTTCGATTTTCATTCCTGCAGTTACTATGGTGTTTCCCAGCAGAATTTTTCCGTGGATGAGCATTAAAGAGAACCCCTAAACAAAGATTTAAATACTATTCTGGAAATTTAGGTAAAAAAATCAGCGGGGAGAGGATTATGGATTCAATAGTGAAAGAGGCTTTAAAGAGGGCAAATCAGGAGAAGAGACCTTTTACGAAAGAGGATGAGGATGACGAAATTCTCGAAATGCTTCACGAGCTGAGAACCGTTATAAGGGTTGTGGGAGTTGGGGGAAGCGGATGCAATACTGTTACAAGGATGTACGATGAGGGAATCGAAGGTGCAGAACTCATCGCAATAAATACGGATGTCCAGCATCTTTACTATACGAAGGCTGATAAGAGAATACTGGTTGGAAAGAAGAGAACAAGGGGTCTTGGAGCGGGAAGCCTTCCACAGGTTGGTGAGGAGGCAGCAAGAGAGAACGAAGAGGAGATCAAGGCACTGCTCGAAGGTTCTGACCTCGTATTCATTACATGTGGTCTCGGTGGTGGAACTGGTACCGGGGCTGCTCCGGTTGTTGCTGAAGCAGCTCAGGATGCCGGAGCTCTTACCATAGCTGTTGTAACTCTGCCATTTACGGCAGAAGGTGCTATAAGAAGGGCGAACGCTGAAGCAGGGCTTGAGAGGTTGAGGGAGGTTACAGATACGGTCATTGTCATTCCGAACGACAGGCTGCTGGACGTTGTGCCAAACTACCCGATACAGCTTGCATTCAAGGTGGCGGATGAGGTGCTGATGAGGGCGGTCAAGGGCATAACTGAGCTCATCACGAAGCCGGCTCTGATAAACCTGGACTTTGCAGATGTCAGGACAGTGATGGAGAAGGGCGGGGTTGCGATGATTGGACTCGGTGAGGCCAGCGGCGAAGACAAAGCATCTGAAAGTGTGAGGAAGGCATTGAAGAGCCCGTTGCTCGATGTGGACATAACCGGCGCAAAGGCGGCGCTGGTCAATGTTACCGGTGGTCCGGACATGACCATTGAAGAGGCAGAAAGCATCGTTGAGGAGATTTACAGCAAGATAGATCCCGATGCCAGGATAATCTGGGGTGCAATGATCGATCCATCGCTTGAAAATACGATAAGGACTCTGGTAATAGTCACAGGCGTCAAATCACCTCAGATCTTTGGAAGAAAGGGTCCAGCGGTAACGAAGAGATACGGAATTGACTTTGTCAGGTAAACCTTTAAAAACCGAGTTTGGTGAGCGGAAGATATGCTCAGTGAAAAATTCAGGGATTACATCAACATACTCAAGATGACCAGAAAACCGGATAGGGAGGAGTTCGTGACTACTCTGAAGGTATCCGTGGCTGTGATGCTGGTAATTGGTCTGATAGGCTTCATAGTCTATCTGCTTATGGATGTACTGCCGGGGTATCTGGGATGAGCAAGTTCTTTATAGTGAAAACGACGGCAAATCAGGAGAAAATAGTGGCGAACCTGATGGCAGCGGCTGTTAAAAAGAGAGGCATAAATCTTTATTCAATTCTGTCTCCGAAGGAAATCAAAGGATACATCATTGTTGAGGCGGAGAGCAACGAGGATATTGTCAATGCAATAAAGGGTATTCCTCACATCAAGGGGCTTGTGAAGGGTGAAGTGAGCTTCACGGAAATTGAACATTTTCTGAAGCCCAAGAAAGCTGCTGAGCAGATCAGGGAAGGTTACAAGGTCGAAATCATCAGCGGACCGTTCAAGGGTGAAATGGCCATTGTGAAGAGAGTGGACGAGGCGAAGAATGAAATAACGGTCGAACTCCTTGAGGCTGTAGTTCCAATTCCTGTAACGGTTAAAGCTGACAACGTTAGGATTCTTGAAAAAACGGATGAGGAGGTGTAATGGATGCCACAGGTTGTTGAAGTTCTTGTTCCAGGAGGGAAAGCAAGCCCGGGACCACCACTTGGTCCGGCCATAGGTCCTCTCGGACTAAATGTCAAGCAGGTAGTGGATAAGATCAACGAGGCAACGAAAGACTTTGATGGATTGCCGGTTCCTGTCAAGATAATAGCAAATGAAGACAGAACCTTTGACATCGAGGTGGGTGTTCCACCTGTTTCGGCACTGATAAAGAAGGAACTCGGAATTGAGAAAGGCTCCAAGGCAACAGGAAGGGAGTACGTCGGAGATCTCACAATGGAGCAGGTGTACAAGATTGCGAGGATAAAGGTAAAACAGATGCTCTCGTATGACCTGAGGGGAGCGGTGCTGGAGGTTCTCGGAACTGCCGTTTCAATGGGCGTAACTGTGGAAGGAAAGCATCCCAAGGAAGTTCAGCAGGAAGTCAAGGAAGGAAAAATCGAAATTCCTGCCGAATAATCCCCTGTTTTTTAATTTTAATACCTTTTAGAGACCGTGGTGTTCTATCTTTTTCCTCTGTGGGTTGCCTCAACTTTCCCCCAATACGTTTCTTGTATGTTATCCAGTTAAGGGCATCTGGAGTAATTATGTTTAAATATCATTTCTTCCTGCTTAGCCCTATGAGTGATGACGTTCCATTGCCAGAAGTAAATATAGGTATGGTTGGTCATGTTGATCACGGTAAAACTACTCTTGTTGCTGCATTGAGTGGTGTGTGGACCGACAGGCACAGTGAAGAGCTCAAAAGGGGAATTTCGATCAAGCTCGGTTATGCCGATGCAACCTTCAGAAAATGCCCCAAGTGTGAGGGGACAGAGGCATACATGGTGGAAAAGGTGTGCCCGAAACACGGTGTTGAGACTGATATTCTCAGAACCGTGAGCTTCGTAGACAGTCCCGGGCATGAGACGCTGATGGCTACAATGCTGAGCGGTGCCGCTCTGATGGACGGAGCAGTGCTCGTTATTGCTGCAAATGAGAAATGTCCCAGGCCACAGACCAAAGAGCATCTGATGGCTCTGGAGATTATAGGTGTCGACAGGATTGTCATCGTGCAGAACAAGATCGACATCGTTTCAAAGGAGAGGGTTTTGGAGAACTTTCAGGAGATAAAGGAGTTTGTCAGAGGTACCATAGCTGAAAATGCCCCTGTAATTCCGGTATCTGCCCAGCAGAGGGTTAACATTGACGCGCTGATTGAGGTGATTGAAGATACAATACCGACGCCTGAGAGGGATCTGGAGTCTCCTCCGCTCATGTATGTTGCCAGGAGCTTTGATGTCAACAAACCCGGAACTGATCCGGAGAATCTTGTGGGAGGTGTTCTGGGAGGCAGTCTCTCGAGGGGCAGACTCAGGGTGGGAGACGAAATAGAGGTCAGACCGGGAATAAAGGACGAAAGGGGGAATTATAACCCCATTCACAGCGAGGTCGTGAGCATCATGGCCTCAGGCAGACAGATTGAGGAAGCCACGCCCGGAGGCCTCATCGGCGTTGCCACAAAACTCGATCCGTTCCTGACAAAGGCTGACGGGCTTGTGGGGAATGTCGTGGGCCATCCTGACAAGCTTCCCGACGTCCTGTTCGACTTCACGATGGACGTGCATCTCCTTGAAAGGGTTGTTGGTGCTGAGGAAGAGCTCAGAGTGGAAAAGATAAAGATGAATGAACCGCTGATGCTTGCCGTTGGAACATCCATCACACTCGGGGTTGTAACATCTGCGAGAGATGATGTTGTTGAGGTAAAGCTGAAGAGACCCGTCTGTGCTGAGAAAGGCTCTAAGGTTGCTATAAGCAGAAGGGTTGGCTCGAGATGGAGGCTGATAGGCGCCGGAACTCTAATCTGAAGAGCGTAATAATTGACACGAATGTTTTAATTTACATTTTCACACACAGGGTTGACGTTTTCAGTCAGCTGAGGGAGCTTGGATTCAGGAGATTCATATTTCCGGAACAGACCATTGAAGAGCTGAAAAAGCTTCAGCTCAGCCTCGATGGGCTGGAAAAGAGGGCTGCGAAATTTGCCCTGAAGCTGATTGAGAACTGCAATGAATGTGAAATTTTTCACGTGGATGCAGAGGGGAACGACAACGCAATTCTCAGGCTGGCGAAGATGTTTTCATCCACCGTAATAACGAACGATAAACGCCTGAGAAAGAGGGCCAAACTGGAGGGAATCCCTGTGGGGTATCTGAGAGAGCTGAGATATGTCGAGGTTGAGGATGATTTTTGAGGAATCTCCATGAATTCTCAGTTTGACGGCCTTGCAGGGCGATACGACAGATGGTATGATACACATTCTGATTTGTTTGAAAAGGAGCTTGGGACAGTCTTTAAGCCTGACCCTCTTTCTCCTGAAATTGGTGTTGGGACAGGAAGATTTGCAGTTATGGAGAAAAAGATGAGCAGGCTTGTTTGCACGGATAACGACTTTGTATGCTATCTGTGCAGGCCGCTTTAGCTGGACTTTTTCGAATACTTCATGACGTTTCTGCAGAACTGGCAGATGCTGGATGTCGTTATCTCTCCACACTTCTTGCAGTACTTGTACTCGGTTTTCTCATCCCTGCGCTCTCTCGCCAGATTTCTGAGGACCGAAACTCTGTAGCCCGGAACCCTTTTTTCTATGTCATACACTATCTCCTTCCACACGGTTGATGGGGCGTGCGGACACTCCTCGCTGACAAAGGGCAACTCTCTTGCCAGAACGTAGAGGAGATTTTCACGCTCGCTCATTTCGTACAGGGGCCTTATTCTTCCAATCATCCTGTCGTATCCCTCTATCCTTGGTTTCTGCTTTTCACTCCACTCAATGTTTCCCGAATACATGTTTTTCAGCAGGTTCGCCAATATGTCTTCAGCACAATGCCCTGTCGCAATCAGATCGAACCCGCTTTCCCTCGCAAACCTGTTGAACAGGTACCTTTTCACATTGCCGCAAACGGAGCATGTTTTTCTCTTAACATCGTCTATCCTGAATCCGTAATCCTCTATTCTCACCACGTTCAGCTCGACATCAAGGATGCTGGAAACCTTCTGCGAGACTGCAAGGGATTTATCTGAATACCCTCCTATTCCGAGGTGAATGAAAAATGCCTCAAGCTCGAAATTCAGTTTTCTGGAAAGGGACTTCAGAGACATGAGCATTGCAACACTGTCCTTCCCGCCGCTCAGCGCTGCGAGGACTCTCTCATTTTTCCTTACCATTCTGTATCTTCTGACGGCAGATTCGACGGCACCCTCGTATTTCCTTATGAAACATTCCCTGCAGTAATATCTTCCCCTGAATTTTTCGAACGCCTTTTTCCCGCACGATGAACACATCATCTCGGCATGTTCGGTATGACGATTGAAAGAATTATCGAACCGAATATCAGTATTGAGAGGAACCTTGTGGATGCCTCTGCCACCCTTCTGCCACCGATCTTCTCCACAACGTCATAGTACACCCGTCCACCGTCCAGTGGGAGGGCTGGCAGGCAGTTGAAGAGACCAACATAGAAATTGATCCATCCCACCCAGTAAAATGTGTTCAGCGCAAAGAATATCCAGTCTCCTACCTGGGATGCAAAGAACGCTGTTATCGGGTATGAAAAGCTGTTGAAATAGACGATCGGCATTGAGATGAGGAAGAGCCAGCCTGCTGGATGAAGCAGCATTGACGGGATGTTTCTGAGAGTGTTAAGAATATTTTCAGCATAATAGTAGCTGAATGTGACCCCTGCAAAGTATTCCTCTACCTGAACACCTATGATGCCCCTTCCATTGCTGTCCCTGAGAGTGATGTCAAAGTTCCTGAACCTGTGTCCGTCGTAAACCTGGAGTGTTACCTTGTCCCCTCCTTTTTTCTCCTTCATTATTTTGAGAAAGTCGTCGAGTGTGTGGATTCTAACTCCATCAACACCTGTTATTATCCACCCTTCTCTGAATCCAGCTTTGTCTGCCGGGTAGTTTTTCACCACTCCGGCAATTTTCACTCCTGTAACTCCTTCAATCGTAACAGTCCTTCCATCCTTGAGTGTCAGAGTTATCCTGTCTGAATTTCCAACCGCTTTTGAAATGTCCTCCGGAGAGTGTATTTCAACGCCGTTGATCTCCATCACTATGTCTCCCGTTTTCAGCCGGGGATCATCGGATTTCAGCACGGCTACGGATGGTGTTATGAACCCGAGCAGGTAGAAAAATACTGAAAACGCGATAATGGCTGTTATAAAATTGCTTATAACCCCCGAAGAAAAAACTCTCAGTCTTGTTGACCTCCCTGCTTTTTGCATCAGTTCCTCCTCATCTGGCTCTGCAAATCCTCCCACAGGCACTAAGGCAACGAGGATTCCCAAGGATTTCACCCTTATGTTTTCTGAGAGGGCTGAGACTGCGTGGCTGAACTCATGGACTATGAGTGTTACAATAAGGCCGATAAGGCCCCACACTAAGGGGATGAATTTGTTCACGCCGGGGATGAGAAGGGCGTTTCTCGGGCTTGTAAGCTCCGAGGGTGGCGGTGGGGAGGTCAGCAGTGAGTAATCCATGAACAGTATCAGGATGAACATGAACACCATTCCAGCAAAAACGGCAGGTATGCCGGCGTTCCCGAGTATGATCCAGAGCCTTCTGTACCTCGCAAGTTTTTTGAGCAGATTGAGGCCTTTTTCTGTTCTTATCATCAGTATCGGACCATAGGAGCTGATGTTCCTCCTTTCGAGAACGCCTTTCTGTTTCAGCAACTCAACGATTCCCCAGTATATGAAGAACACGAGTAATCCGAGCTGAACGTTCATTGGGTTAAGGATTTGGTATTAATTAATAAAGTTTATTCAAACTCCTTTCCAAGAATGCGCTCTTCAATGCTGATTGTTTTTTCGAATTCGCTTTTGATCTGTGGTCTTGTAAGGTAAAAGAGCAGTCCTGCACCAATGGCGAGATTTGGGAGTGAAATGGAAATCATTCCGAGGGAAATAAGACCATACATGAGATGAAACGCTGAAACAATTATTGCGACATTTCTTCCCCAGTTTCTCCTGAGCAGGAGGCCTATGCCGGATAGAAGATACAGTATGGAAAAAACGACAGATGTGACAATGAATGCATTTGCAATCTGGTCTGTGTCTATGTTTTCCGGTATTTCATAACCTGCGGAACTTACACTTTTTTCAAACTCACTTATAAAGTCTTCTTTGGTCAACGCCACCGTCATGGCAATGTATGCCGAGACAGAGAACATGGTGAGCATGAAAACCGACACAATCACGATTCCAGTTTTCATACTATCCTGCTCAATGGTTAAAAATTTAAATACGTTGCGAATGCCTACTCATTATGTATTATTTCATTTACGTTACCACTCCCACCGAAGATGAAGCAAAAAAGATTGCAAAGCATTTGCTTGAAAAAAAGCTCGTTGCCTGTGTTAACTTCTGGAAAATAAACTCGATGTACTGGTGGGAAGGAGAGGTGCAGGAAGACGGAGAGTATGCGATGATCCTTAAAACAAAGGCTGAAAAGTTTTCTGAAGTCAGGGATGAGATAAAGAAAATACACAGCTACACCACTCCATGCATCTGCGCGATCAGCATTGAGGAGGGCAATCTGGAGTTTTTAAGGTGGATTGATAGCATTGTGGAAGGATGAGAGGGAAAACTGCTACCTTTGGTCAGCGGAAGAGAGTGAAGTATTCACACGAGAGATGGAAGTTGCTTGCGGAGAAAAGGAAGATAGCTGAAGAAATCATGGACACTCTTGAGAACCATGGAATACCCTCTATTGTCTACGGCTCTGTTGCGAGAGGGGATGTGAAAAAGAGCAGCGATGTTGACATTTTCATACCTCTCAACATCCCGTCTTACAAGGTTGAACTGGCTTTAAGGGATTTCAGCATTCTGGAGCGAAGGATAATTCAGGCCACGCCGAATTATGCCATTAAAGGTGAGATTGCGCTTGACATGGCCAATGTGAGCTTTCCACTTGTGAAGATGCGGGATAAGGAGCTTGACTTTTACAGGTTTGGCGGTTTTCTCGATCTC
It encodes:
- the dph2 gene encoding diphthamide biosynthesis enzyme Dph2; protein product: MGSESSTIFDKINFPNIFEKIGDARTVGLQLPDGLKYYVKEISGEFEKRGLETIISGKASYGACDLDTELLKHVDVLVHFGHSRFVDIPNVIYVPYTVNYEVNPEKIKKHIPERKIAIVGTLTYAWKFKEVKKILENAGFQVELKSGRGVEFEGQVLGCNYSCLRESKSDAVLFIGDGMFHAIGAGIYSGKKTYAYQPHSDEVIEVETEDFIKKRYILISKAKMSESFGILVSSKPGQFRLNLAKRLKREANRRGFKVEIIVADEITPEIVENFRFDCYVNTACPRIAYDDTRRFSRPIITPQEFEIAMGLRDEYVFDFI
- the hpt gene encoding hypoxanthine/guanine phosphoribosyltransferase — encoded protein: MLSKLVKSLENAPVIMKGDYPYFIHPLTDGVPELDPDIVREAVSGIIRIADLDVDKIVTVEAMGIPVAMALSLAVSIPIVVVRKRAYDLPNEIVVDQETGYSKGKLYINGVNKGDRVILVDDVISTGGTALATLKALEKAGAVVKDFVAVVEKGEGANKLREAGYNVKSLVKIEVSRDGVRVIDHI
- the ppsA gene encoding pyruvate, water dikinase, with the protein product MGILWLNEIGKDDVPLAGGKGANLGELLRNEIPVPNGFVVDSRTFIEFMEATGLWYHINDLLRGLDVENTDNLNEVSGKIRKLIEEAKIPENIEEEIKKAYRKLCEEEGEEVFVAVRSSATAEDLPEASFAGQQETYLNVRGEEDVVDRVRKCWSSLYTPRAIYYRVQQGFKHEEVSIAVVVQKMVNSEKSGVMFTSHPVTGEKLCIIEAAFGLGEAIVSGSVTPDTYIYDRNAGKLVDVSIGEKKIMITKDENGKTVTVDLPPEKSNERVLSDEEIEELVKYAELIENHYGNPQDVEWGMEKGRVYILQSRAITTIKGGTKEESKVSGDLKVIIKGLGASPGIGIGKVKVIFSEKEINKVEQGDILVTTMTTPDMVPAMKRASAIVTDEGGLTCHAAIVSRELGVPAVVGTKEATKILKDGMIVTVDGEKGNVYEGAVELKTEEDKPKVLAGGGKIITATEVKVNISIPDGAKRAFETGADGVGLFRIEHMVLGLPKHPMKYIKDGEVEEYVQKLYEGMKVVVDTFYPKPVWIRTIDAPTDEFRAMEGGEDEPIEANPMLGFRGIRRDLIEEEHFRAEIRAIKRLVEEGYTNIGIMLPLITRVDEVRRAKQIIMEEGLPLSKIEFGIMVETPAAAIIIEDLVKEGIDFVSFGTNDLTQYTIAVDRNNENVAYLYDETHPAVMKLIEHVIKVCRKHGVKTSICGQAGSYPKVVEKLVRLGIDSVSANPDAVERVRETVARVEKRIMLDRLRDE
- a CDS encoding dihydroorotase, giving the protein MLIHGKILLGNTIVTAGMKIEDGKIVEISKQISGKKLKGIIMPAGIDVHVHLRDFDESHKETIRNGTLSALNGGICLVVDQPNSRPFIDSEEMYEKRMRLASKFVNVDYSLNIGLTRRNFPKINSIAEKIKKNGYNPAVGEIFLQHENKDVEATTEMVEKVTSFSTIHAELPEFVESNEIPNFLHRKREAEILAVKKLASEGRYFCHISTREAFETIREKGAYAEVTPHHLLLDASHHSRLGNFVNVNPPLRTENDRKFLLDNFSKIDVVASDHAPHSPEEKENGASGYPGVETLYPLLMGLVFYGKLDIFDVAKVISENPAEIFGFNGYGAVKPGNYANLAVFDISKVEKIKPQKLHYFHKWSPFESFPAVFPHTVILRGEFAKERGELAEGFGRVYKTGTVL
- the ftsZ gene encoding cell division protein FtsZ encodes the protein MDSIVKEALKRANQEKRPFTKEDEDDEILEMLHELRTVIRVVGVGGSGCNTVTRMYDEGIEGAELIAINTDVQHLYYTKADKRILVGKKRTRGLGAGSLPQVGEEAARENEEEIKALLEGSDLVFITCGLGGGTGTGAAPVVAEAAQDAGALTIAVVTLPFTAEGAIRRANAEAGLERLREVTDTVIVIPNDRLLDVVPNYPIQLAFKVADEVLMRAVKGITELITKPALINLDFADVRTVMEKGGVAMIGLGEASGEDKASESVRKALKSPLLDVDITGAKAALVNVTGGPDMTIEEAESIVEEIYSKIDPDARIIWGAMIDPSLENTIRTLVIVTGVKSPQIFGRKGPAVTKRYGIDFVR
- a CDS encoding protein translocase SEC61 complex subunit gamma, whose translation is MLSEKFRDYINILKMTRKPDREEFVTTLKVSVAVMLVIGLIGFIVYLLMDVLPGYLG
- a CDS encoding transcription elongation factor Spt5 translates to MSKFFIVKTTANQEKIVANLMAAAVKKRGINLYSILSPKEIKGYIIVEAESNEDIVNAIKGIPHIKGLVKGEVSFTEIEHFLKPKKAAEQIREGYKVEIISGPFKGEMAIVKRVDEAKNEITVELLEAVVPIPVTVKADNVRILEKTDEEV
- a CDS encoding 50S ribosomal protein L11, whose product is MPQVVEVLVPGGKASPGPPLGPAIGPLGLNVKQVVDKINEATKDFDGLPVPVKIIANEDRTFDIEVGVPPVSALIKKELGIEKGSKATGREYVGDLTMEQVYKIARIKVKQMLSYDLRGAVLEVLGTAVSMGVTVEGKHPKEVQQEVKEGKIEIPAE